In the genome of Phaeodactylum tricornutum CCAP 1055/1 chromosome 20, whole genome shotgun sequence, one region contains:
- a CDS encoding predicted protein: protein MKTAFFAVLSLVATASAFAPQPSFGARSMTHLFSGGKYEGQLFDNDAKKDVYAAWDPSQPRSPLNFNPFETWEGNSPDASGFYPGEGGYKDPIRGDVSFQKMMDERAESEQRAANPKPGDVPGAPGCRN, encoded by the exons ATG AAAACCGCTTTCTTCGCCGTTCTCTCCCTTGTCGCGACCGCTTCTGCATTCGCTCCCCAGCCGAGCTTTGGCGCACGGTCTATGACCCACCTTTTCTCAGGTGGCAAGTACGAAGGCCAGCTATTCGACAACGACGCCAAGAAGGACGTCTACGCCGCGTGGGACCCCAGCCAACCCCGTTCTCCTCTGAATTTCAACCCTTTCGAAACATGGGAAGGCAATAGCCCCGATGCTTCTGGATTTTATCCTGGCGAGGGTGGCTACAAAGACCCTATCCGCGGAGATGTTAGCTTCCAGAAGATGATGGACGAACGTGCCGAATCCGAGCAACGCGCCGCTAATCCCAAGCCGGGTGATGTTCCTGGAGCACCGGGATGCCGCAACTAA
- a CDS encoding predicted protein → MASFKLMLLVMMVLQNSSTVLVGRYTRSAVAKEDLYSVSHLIILTECSKFLLSCGLEFYTTGGQLYESLQQHVFKRPTDALKILVPALLYLVQNTLLYVALSNLTAPIFQVTYQAKLVTTALVSVLLLQRSYSLQQWVCLCLLSFGVATVVLGEKSGAQDAKADLQQNLFVGLIAVTVACMSSALAGVYFEMVLKKPSTGEDAQQPASLWMRNMQLAFFSIVIAVLQSSTETPKEEFIGKPYLHGFTPWVWTLVVLQAGGGLLVAAVIKYADNVLKGLATGVSVVFSTFLSIICFGTPLSNHFVAGAAMILISVYFFSNPLPMKSKKETEMKSLIPK, encoded by the coding sequence ATGGCGTCGTTTAAGCTGATGTTATTGGTCATGATGGTGTTACAGAACTCATCGACCGTCTTGGTTGGTCGTTACACACGATCTGCCGTCGCAAAAGAGGATCTCTACAGTGTTAGTCACCTAATCATCTTGACGGAATGCAGCAAATTTCTCCTTTCGTGCGGGCTGGAATTCTACACCACTGGCGGGCAGCTCTATGAGTCGCTCCAGCAGCACGTATTTAAGCGACCTACGGATGCACTGAAGATCCTTGTGCCGGCCTTATTGTATCTGGTGCAGAACACCCTTTTGTATGTCGCCCTATCTAATCTGACGGCACCCATTTTTCAGGTCACCTACCAAGCGAAACTAGTCACAACGGCTCTCGTCAGTGTTCTTTTGTTACAGAGGTCTTACAGCCTTCAACAGTGGGTCTGTCTTTGTCTTCTTAGTTTTGGCGTTGCAACCGTTGTCTTGGGAGAAAAGTCCGGAGCACAGGATGCTAAGGCCGACCTGCAGCAAAATCTGTTCGTCGGACTTATAGCTGTAACGGTTGCCTGTATGTCAAGTGCGCTTGCTGGGGTCTATTTCGAAATGGTTCTAAAAAAACCCAGTACAGGCGAGGATGCTCAACAGCCCGCTTCATTGTGGATGCGCAACATGCAGCTCGCCTTTTTCTCTATTGTTATTGCCGTCCTCCAGTCTTCGACTGAGACCCCCAAGGAAGAGTTCATCGGAAAGCCTTATCTACACGGCTTTACTCCATGGGTGTGGACATTGGTGGTCTTGCAGGCCGGAGGTGGACTGTTGGTCGCAGCCGTCATCAAATATGCCGACAACGTTCTCAAGGGGTTGGCGACGGGTGTAAGTGTTGTATTTTCCACCTTCCTGTCGATTATATGCTTCGGTACTCCCTTGTCGAACCACTTTGTCGCCGGTGCGGCAATGATCTTGATCAGTGTGTACTTTTTCAGCAATCCATTGCCGATGAAATCCAAGAAAGAAACTGAGATGAAAAGTCTGATTCCTAAATAG
- a CDS encoding predicted protein, protein MFLRQRNESLALVETNKKWASTESMTSKRSGRNTTGSVSDAVFDDPRDNDILCGKDKTFAKHTGNRIFRSLIESNITRYTNSASKQQKMKITKDIVATMQVKNGARFLKQLDNGDWQEITNEAARDKVSHALRFASKSKDERNMANSVRRSKKHHRRNSSNTTFSSACTQDYASSEESLSDDLENCAVLKATVTTPNESKSAVATLFQRQQQILSVLQIESSISPRHPSSACLPDAVVSRENPEFNTLRSVDFDELFDEPLFDDGEFDSIQVSL, encoded by the coding sequence ATGTTTCTTCGccaacgcaacgaaagcCTTGCTTTGGTtgaaaccaacaagaaaTGGGCCTCCACAGAATCCATGACTAGCAAGCGTAGCGGGCGCAACACAACAGGTTCCGTCTCGGACGCTGTTTTTGATGATCCCAGGGACAACGATATTTTGTGCGGAAAAGACAAAACATTCGCCAAGCACACGGGCAACAGAATTTTTCGTTCTTTGATTGAGTCCAATATTACAAGATACACAAATTCCGCTTCGAAGCAGCAGAAGATGAAGATTACGAAAGACATTGTCGCTACAATGCAAGTCAAGAACGGAGCCCGCTTCTTGAAACAGCTCGACAACGGTGACTGGCAAGAGATTACCAACGAAGCTGCTCGCGACAAGGTCAGCCACGCCCTTCGCTTCGCTTCGAAGTCAAAGGACGAGCGAAACATGGCTAACTCAGTCCGTCGCAGCAAAAAACACCACCGTCGGAATTCAAGCAACACTACGTTTTCGAGTGCATGCACACAAGACTACGCCTCATCGGAAGAGTCATTAAGTGACGACTTGGAAAACTGTGCTGTTCTGAAGGCTACAGTGACGACACCGAATGAGTCGAAGTCGGCTGTAGCTACGCTCTTTCAACGCCAGCAGCAGATTCTATCAGTCTTGCAAATCGAAAGTAGCATTTCTCCTCGTCATCCATCGTCTGCATGCCTGCCTGACGCGGTAGTAAGCCGCGAAAACCCTGAGTTTAACACACTGCGCAGTGTCGATTTTGACGAGCTTTTTGACGAGCCGCTCTTTGACGACGGCGAGTTCGACAGTATTCAGGTGTCTCTatga
- a CDS encoding predicted protein: MRFVSVAIIVATSSNVEAFRSVPTFSRPASSLSVATDPDKLLFETTRKQVQDYYGQTLQTSDDLATNACCTAGAPPTYIQECLNRINPTTLKKYYGCGLCLPSYDLEGCSVLDLGCGAGRDVYIASQLVGKEGRVVGVDMTPEQLETAKDYQDYHSEKFGFANTEFHQGYLESLDDIDALEKESFDVIISNCVINLCTDKPAVLKACYDLLKPGGELYFSDVYANRRVPETLQKNPLLWGECLSGALYWNDFQNMAKQAGFNDPRLVEDAPITVESKKVQNMIDSEGHSSIKFFSATYRLFKMPELEPACEDFGQAVIYKGTLPRAESGWLLDKHHYFEAGRIHPVCGNTWFMLKNRNLADHFDFVGDFSRHYGIFEGCGSSLPYDLQPASTGKGTSIESNSSGNGGGCC; encoded by the exons ATGAGGTTTGTCAGTGTTGCGATTATCGTTGCGACTAGTAGTAATGTCGAAGCCTTTCGATCAGTTCCTACCTTCTCGAGACCAGCTTCGTCCCTTTCGGTCGCGACGGATCCAGACAAGCTGTTGTTTG AAACTACGCGCAAACAGGTGCAGGATTACTATGGCCAGACTCTGCAAACTTCCGACGACTTGGCGACAAACGCTTGCTGCACAGCCGGAGCTCCTCCTACCTACATTCAGGAGTGCCTCAATAGAATTAATCCCacgactttgaaaaagtACTACGGCTGTGGCCTCTGCTTACCCTCCTATGATTTAGAGGGCTGCAGTGTACTGGATCTAGGTTGTGGTGCCGGGCGGGATGTTTACATTGCATCACAGCTTGTCGGGAAGGAAGGTCGTGTTGTTGGTGTGGACATGACACCAGAGCAATTGGAGACTGCCAAGGACTATCAGGATTATCACTCGGAAAAGTTTGGATTCGCCAATACTGAATTTCATCAAGGGTACCTCGAGTCGCTGGATGATATTGATGCCTTGGAAAAGGAATCGTTTGACGTCATTATCAGCAATTGCGTTATCAATCTTTGTACTGACAAGCCAGCGGTGTTGAAGGCTTGCTACGATCTGCTTAAGCCTGGTGGTGAGTTGTATTTTTCAGATGTGTATGCTAATCGGCGCGTTCCGGAAACTCTGCAAAAGAATCCACTCTTGTGGGGAGAGTGTCTTTCCGGGGCCTTGTACTGGAACGATTTTCAGAATATGGCCAAACAAGCCGGCTTCAACGATCCTCGCTTAGTAGAAGATGCTCCGATTACGGTAGAATCCAAGAAGGTACAGAATATGATTGATAGCGAGGGTCACTCGTCCATCAAGTTTTTCTCAGCAACCTATAGACTCTTTAAGATGCCCGAACTCGAGCCCGCGTGTGAGGATTTTGGGCAGGCCGTCATCTATAAGGGGACTCTTCCACGAGCAGAGAGTGGCTGGCTACTGGACAAGCATCATTATTTTGAAGCCGGGCGGATTCATCCTGTGTGTGGCAACACATGGTTCATGCTCAAGAATCGCAATCTCGCGGATcattttgattttgttggTGATTTTTCTCGTCACTACGGAATTTTCGAAGGATGCGGCAGCTCATTGCCTTATGATTTGCAGCCGGCTAGCACTGGTAAGGGGACTTCAATTGAAAGCAATAGTAGTGGAAATGGTGGTGGTTGCTGCTAG
- a CDS encoding predicted protein has protein sequence MKDLIVLTSRLSYKIRTYPSNHTLCLWQRCYHETSSADDSIDTQAETCSVASKMSSRNSQLKGHTLQFEEEQCLSSAEVKVSDKKFEPGLTLSALPFLQSSESSGGRSLWKSHKVDDSTPVTVWRQLTLRLLQSTEELTRHECYLMEECLQWWTRRRVKFDVVDPEASEVVWKLWYKLLTESNGKPSSLLLNSVLDHWRLSIKQNIKVPYWPDGVISHVQSLAPELVDVKSFALILGAMAYWYDVDPWKAQALLQELPSHVKPNAIVWNSALTVWAKADALRWPDAALRAEQLLERMKQHPDIQPNEVSFTCVLEALANSPSAKAPEKAERVFQDMEDAGFLSPIACLQVMQVWAKSDSHHGADKAYALLHEMVQLYLKDQSTVKKPMKHCFSVVMEGFARRGKPEKVERILLELQDLYQRFHDDDFVPTAATFNSVLSAYARCALPDRAARAEQLLMSLREMAEWSGNTACLPDTTSVNTVVHAWAESNDKGAVEGAEALLNAMQLWEGVQPDAYTYTAVIKAWARSDRNGAAMRCESFLNAMWAAFEKGNHQVKPNDVTYATVIYAWSRNKGKEAPYRAEALFREMMERHKNGDSTLKPRESSYVSLMTTWNRSNLREAPSRVQFYFNQMRGSHLAGDKSLQPSAKLYNAALFAMKRAGDGAGAENILEVMYADFERGNNKAQPNTHVFNTIISAWANTRTHIAPERAEAIVLRMLELHSDKGWDCKPNAITYTCILDCWAKSSRSDAPDRAEEILRHMQHLSDKGDENVKPTTYAWSTVLTAWSRSTSLDAPVRAQQLFDEMLRKFEAGDKSLRPSGPAYASVLSTWSRSNRHDAPQISSEILKLMKERHLADTLNEKPNRYHYSAVISAFASKGDVQNAEALFEEMKLLKDVEPHDGCYNGLIKAYGRSSLPDAAERAESLLRTMEKESAVGADCSPTMITYTSILDIWQRSQRPDAVDRAESLLKEMLKLAEQGRDKLSPNASTFLAFLRVISKSCATDKAARAEEVLSLMKAFKCAPTDAVFRELNKCRADAC, from the coding sequence ATGAAGGACCTCATTGTTTTAACCTCAAGGCTCTCTTACAAAATCCGCACATACCCTAGCAATCACACTCTCTGCTTGTGGCAACGCTGTTATCACGAAACGAGTTCTGCCGATGACAGCATCGACACCCAAGCCGAGACTTGCAGCGTAGCCTCCAAAATGAGCTCGAGGAACAGTCAGTTGAAGGGTCATACTCTCCAATTCGAAGAAGAACAATGTTTATCTTCTGCAGAGGTCAAAGTTAGTGACAAAAAATTCGAGCCTGGGCTGACGTTGTCGGCGTTGCCCTTTTTACAGTCGTCGGAATCTTCCGGAGGAAGATCGCTCTGGAAGTCTCACAAAGTCGACGACTCAACACCGGTAACGGTTTGGCGCCAGTTGACCCTAAGGCTATTGCAATCCACAGAGGAGCTGACACGCCACGAATGTTATCTGATGGAAGAGTGCCTACAATGGTGGACCCGAAGACGCGTCAAATTCGATGTCGTCGACCCGGAAGCGAGTGAAGTTGTTTGGAAGCTCTGGTACAAACTCTTGACGGAATCGAACGGCAAGCCGTCGTCTTTGTTGCTCAATTCGGTATTGGATCATTGGAGGTTGTCGATAAAACAAAACATCAAAGTGCCCTACTGGCCTGACGGAGTTATCTCGCATGTTCAGTCGCTAGCGCCGGAGCTAGTGGATGTCAAGAGTTTCGCTCTGATCCTTGGAGCGATGGCATATTGGTATGACGTGGACCCCTGGAAGGCACAAGCCTTACTTCAAGAGCTACCTTCACATGTAAAACCCAACGCAATTGTTTGGAATTCTGCATTAACAGTTTGGGCCAAGGCGGATGCGTTACGATGGCCCGACGCTGCCCTTCGGGCGGAACAACTTCTAGAACGGATGAAACAACATCCCGACATTCAGCCCAACGAGGTGAGCTTCACTTGTGTATTGGAAGCTCTTGCCAACAGCCCTTCCGCAAAGGCTCCAGAAAAAGCTGAAAGAGTCTTTCAGGATATGGAGGATGCAGGATTCCTGTCACCCATCGCTTGTTTGCAAGTCATGCAAGTTTGGGCGAAATCGGACAGCCACCACGGAGCTGACAAAGCCTATGCTCTTCTTCACGAGATGGTGCAATTGTACCTCAAAGACCAATCAACCGTTAAAAAACCCATGAAGCATTGTTTCTCAGTAGTCATGGAGGGATTTGCGCGTCGTGGCAAACCAGAGAAAGTCGAACGAATTCTGTTGGAGCTCCAGGATTTATACCAACGCTTCCatgatgatgactttgtGCCAACGGCTGCGACCTTCAATTCAGTCCTCTCTGCGTATGCGAGATGTGCTCTGCCTGATAGGGCTGCGCGGGCCGAGCAATTGCTGATGAGTCTACGTGAAATGGCCGAGTGGAGCGGTAATACTGCCTGCTTACCCGACACTACATCGGTTAATACAGTTGTGCATGCATGGGCAGAGAGCAACGATAAGGGCGCAGTCGAAGGCGCTGAAGCCTTACTGAATGCGATGCAACTGTGGGAAGGAGTGCAGCCTGATGCATACACCTACACTGCTGTCATAAAGGCTTGGGCTCGCTCCGACAGGAATGGTGCCGCAATGCGATGCGAATCCTTCCTGAACGCAATGTGGGCAGCATTCGAAAAGGGGAATCACCAAGTCAAGCCAAATGATGTGACATATGCTACAGTGATCTACGCCTGGTCCagaaacaaaggaaaagaagctcCTTACCGAGCCGAGGCACTTTTCCGAGAAATGATGGAACGGCATAAGAACGGCGATTCAACGTTGAAACCCAGGGAGTCTTCTTATGTGTCTCTAATGACAACTTGGAATCGCAGCAACCTGCGAGAAGCGCCCTCTCGAGTCCAATTTTATTTTAATCAAATGCGAGGGAGTCACCTCGCAGGCGACAAAAGTTTGCAACCGTCCGCGAAATTGTACAATGCTGCTCTTTTCGCCATGAAACGGGCAGGAGATGGGGCGGGGGCCGAAAACATTTTGGAGGTTATGTATGCAGATTTCGAGAGGGGCAACAACAAGGCCCAGCCAAATACGCATGTTTTCAACACGATCATATCTGCTTGGGCAAACACTAGAACGCATATCGCGCCAGAAAGAGCAGAAGCTATTGTTTTACGGATGCTGGAGCTTCATTCAGACAAAGGATGGGATTGTAAGCCAAATGCCATAACATACACCTGTATTCTAGACTGCTGGGCAAAATCAAGTCGTAGCGACGCTCCTGACCGAGCAGAGGAGATCCTCAGACACATGCAACACTTAAGCGATAAAGGTGACGAAAACGTTAAGCCAACCACCTACGCTTGGTCGACTGTCCTTACAGCGTGGTCGCGGTCGACTTCTCTGGATGCCCCTGTCCGAGCTCAGCAATTATTTGACGAGATGTTACGAAAATTTGAAGCAGGCGACAAATCTCTTCGGCCGAGTGGACCAGCATACGCTAGTGTTTTATCCACTTGGTCGCGCAGCAACCGACACGACGCGCCTCAAATATCATCCGAAATCTTAAAACTCATGAAAGAACGCCACCTGGCGGATACGTTAAATGAGAAGCCAAACCGGTACCACTACTCAGCTGTCATCAGCGCCTTTGCATCAAAGGGAGATGTTCAGAATGCCGAGGCattgttcgaagaaatgaaacTTTTAAAGGACGTAGAGCCACATGATGGTTGCTATAATGGCCTCATCAAGGCGTACGGTCGTTCGTCATTACCCGATGCAGCGGAACGTGCCGAGTCTTTGCTTCGCACTATGGAGAAAGAATCAGCCGTTGGAGCCGACTGCAGTCCTACCATGATAACCTACACATCGATTTTGGATATTTGgcaaagaagccaaagacCGGATGCAGTCGACAGAGCTGAATCCCTCCTGAAGGAAATGCTGAAACTCGCTGAACAGGGACGGGACAAGCTAAGCCCCAATGCGTCTACCTTTCTTGCTTTCTTACGAGTAATTTCCAAAAGTTGTGCTACTGACAAGGCCGCTCGTGCTGAGGAAGTCTTGTCGTTGATGAAAGCTTTTAAATGCGCGCCAACGGACGCTGTATTTCGAGAATTGAATAAATGTCGAGCTGATGCCTGCTAG
- a CDS encoding predicted protein, which produces MKYLEDESLSALTAALSDAVLGQQRQRVIHGRVEAFTMKRAGNDKKLAQTLGNRYVAELQLQEDEWASRVDFQKRKTTSNIPRNVQSHLRNKSGSLTSFDGKTETTPRKRSQSTGTISDEMVRPFKQPRRSRASSFDISTPSKRSNMPKQKIGLGDFTEQATRRLMTDLILTMNMTFPDYDFSTIKPTDFCKVETKATMQQVNERLSEVADHESSLLSTLWTAVDKVIDLKDADVYSYQPEESDVSFLRQSLVSPDSLSIEEHVDDDESSTLLWSFNFFFVNKALRRLVFFSCIETMRRPQKEREGDEQEDYVTFSTGENTDVDFDLDPSATAGGIPISTV; this is translated from the coding sequence ATGAAATACCTCGAAGATGAATCCCTCTCGGCGTTGACGGCGGCATTATCAGATGCGGTACTTGGCCAGCAGCGGCAACGTGTAATACATGGACGCGTGGAGGCTTTCACCATGAAACGGGCAGGGAACGATAAAAAACTAGCACAAACATTGGGCAATCGCTACGTAGCGGAACTCCAATTACAAGAAGACGAATGGGCTTCACGCGTGGACTTTCAGAAGCGTAAAACCACTTCAAATATTCCTCGAAACGTTCAGTCTCACCTAAGGAACAAGAGTGGGAGTTTGACCTCCTTTGATGGCAAAACTGAGACAACTCCACGTAAACGATCGCAGTCAACAGGTACAATCTCCGACGAAATGGTCCGTCCGTTCAAGCAGCCTCGGAGAAGTCGTGCGTCCTCCTTCGACATCTCAACACCTAGTAAGAGATCTAATATGCCGAAGCAAAAAATCGGACTTGGAGACTTTACAGAACAAGCAACTCGTCGTCTCATGACGGATCTCATTCTCACCATGAATATGACCTTTCCGGACTATGATTTTTCCACAATAAAGCCTACCGACTTCTGCAAGGTCGAAACAAAAGCCACTATGCAACAAGTCAATGAACGTTTAAGCGAAGTCGCCGATCACGAatcttcgttgttgtcgacCTTGTGGACAGCAGTGGACAAGGTGATTGACTTGAAAGATGCAGACGTGTACTCGTATCAACCCGAAGAAAGCGATGTTTCCTTTTTGCGACAATCTCTAGTTTCACCCGATTCCTTGTCGATTGAGGAACACGTGGATGATGACGAATCGTCAACGCTCCTGTGGAgtttcaatttctttttcgtcaacaaaGCCCTGCGGAGACTAGTTTTTTTCTCCTGCATCGAAACCATGCGGAGGCCACAAAAGGAACGCGAAGGAGACGAACAAGAAGACTATGTGACGTTTTCAACGGGGGAAAATACGGACGTagactttgatttggatcCCTCTGCGACCGCCGGAGGTATTCCGATTTCGACGGTGTAG
- a CDS encoding predicted protein produces MPSCGMCVATSTGDECGKLSEREILQNVEELNAAIAQEEIFSKVDVSDDPPKTIEVSLLDTLPETFSNEELLLGTVKPKDSAEFLSEMITSSRISEQQRLLDPVVSKDVQLNDKRLSEFVANNDTIIESEHTSHAHFETKTELAGESLPADVVIPKREKVGMELSKTVHRDPSESLVELDFDVNPGKLYTALQRKDWDLVLMQLREFPEESSFWISRREIDGRLRWRLLPIHGALVFKAPEFIIQALLDAYPDGARATDDQGMLPIHLSYKAGSSEIVVRMLYSAFPDSLTVADRKGRTPVQLAETTYGTNREGFLCALESTNHNDVESSIEGTTAEQGNTTSITKLDRMIFLAKSDDSTTQATRPLGTGVQVEARKMNSSTAVTSTKTTIEVHGKKHELELESLRKEIQIKEGTFQQTMKELKAELENKAETSKVLMEHVTSLESQIKSRGHMERFLATKIATLDRSLKATKQAKLESENRLNEEIHKLQSNLEEAMIEGATHTRGKDEYIKALEAQLAGAKIAALAGNSVKSKKGRPTEEETLENQVASLLSLLSAPNSESSLTTASLTMRVKGLESERNDLRKTIAKLTKKLYKVASVIDGIVSQQQDLLLENGASDDDDCDDRQLVRGSKKVEKLQVQITETQDAVEDVLPHKSDDGDDERLVDRAILHVLTSSSFAEGESCDTAPFHPKCNQKGSLTLSDEEKKADDTDAVAIF; encoded by the exons ATGCCATCATGCGGAATGTGCGTTGCTACGTCCACAGGTGACGAGTGCGGCAAACTGAGTGAAAGGGAAATTCTTCAGAACGTCGAAGAGCTGAATGCCGCGATAGCTCAAGAAGAGATTTTCTCCAAAGTTGATGTTAGCGATGATCCACCAAAAACTATAGAGGTCTCTTTGTTAGATACACTACCTGAAACATTCTCAAACGAAGAGCTTCTCCTAGGCACGGTGAAGCCGAAAGATTCAGCGGAATTTCTTTCTGAAATGATTACAAGTAGTCGTATATCCGAACAGCAAAGACTTCTCGATCCAGTCGTCTCCAAAGATGTTCAATTGAATGATAAAAGGCTTTCGGAATTTGTAGCAAACAACGACACAATAATTGAATCTGAACACACTTCACATGCTCATTTTGAAACAAAGACAGAGCTAGCTGGAGAATCACTTCCGGCGGATGTCGTCATTCcgaaaagagaaaaagttgGGATGGAATTATCAAAAACAGTACATCGTGACCCTTCTGAATCTCTTGTGGAACTTGATTTTGATGTGAATCCTGGCAAGCTTTATACTGCTCTGCAGCGCAAGGACTGGGATCTTGTTTTGATGCAGCTCCGGGAATTCCCCGAGGAAAGCAGCTTTTGGATATCTCGCCGCGAAATAGATGGGAGGCTTCGGTGGCGGCTGCTTCCCATTCACGGTGCACTTGTCTTCAAGGCACCAGAGTTTATAATTCAAGCTTTGTTAGACGCCTACCCAGATGGCGCTCGCGCAACGGATGATCAGGGCATGTTACCTATCCACTTGTCGTACAAGGCGGGAAGCTCGGAGATCGTTGTACGAATGCTATATAGTGCTTTTCCTGATTCTTTAACGGTAGCGGACCGAAAAGGCCGCACCCCGGTCCAACTGGCGGAAACTACATACGGAACAAATAGGGAAGGATTTCTCTGCGCATTGGAGAGCACGAATCACAATGACGTCGAATCCTCAATTGAGGGAACAACTGCTGAACAAGGGAACACTACTAG CATCACTAAACTGGATCGAATGATCTTCTTGGCAAAGTCGGACGACAGCACAACACAAGCCACCAGGCCACTGGGGACCGGAGTGCAAGTGGAAGCTCGGAAAATGAATTCTTCGACCGCAGTCACCAGTACAAAAACAACAATAGAGGTCCATGGAAAGAAACATGAGCTAGAGTTGGAAAGTCTTCGAAAAGAAATTCAAATAAAAGAGGGCACTTTCCAGCAGACCATGAAGGAGCTCAAAGCAGAACTGGAAAATAAGGCCGAAACATCCAAAGTTTTAATGGAGCATGTGACTTCCCTTGAGTCTCAAATAAAAAGTCGCGGGCATATGGAGCGCTTTCTAGCTACAAAGATTGCCACTCTGGATAGAAGTCTAAAGGCTACAAAACAAGCCAAGCTAGAATCGGAAAATAGACTGAACGAGGAAATCCATAAGCTTCAATCCAATCTGGAAGAGGCTATGATTGAAGGAGCAACACACACTCGGGGAAAAGACGAGTACATCAAAGCACTTGAGGCTCAGCTTGCTGGGGCCAAAATCGCCGCTCTCGCAGGTAATTCGGTAAAGTCAAAGAAGGGACGCCCTACCGAGGAGGAAACGTTGGAAAACCAAGTAGCGAGCTTGCTTTCGCTTCTCTCCGCACCGAACTCTGAATCAAGTTTGACAACAGCTTCCCTTACGATGCGCGTAAAAGGCTTGGAATCCGAAAGAAATGATCTTAGGAAGACAATCGCAAAGCTGACCAAAAAACTATACAAGGTGGCGAGCGTTATTGATGGAATTGTTTCGCAGCAACAGGATTTGCTTTTGGAGAATGGTgcgagcgacgacgacgattgcGACGACCGTCAACTTGTACGCGGTAGCAAGAAAGTGGAAAAACTACAGGTGCAAATTACGGAAACGCAAGATGCCGTCGAAGACGTGTTGCCCCATAAAAGTGACGATGGCGATGACGAACGCTTAGTGGATCGTGCTATTCTGCATGTATTGACTTCTTCAAGTTTCGCCGAAGGAGAGTCCTGCGATACCGCCCCGTTTCATCCAAAATGCAACCAGAAAGGATCTTTGACATTGAGTgacgaagagaaaaaggccgacgaCACGGATGCTGTGGCAATTTTCTAG
- a CDS encoding predicted protein encodes MDDVGSVEDRRNPRSIDGDHNGMLVVRATPTNSTEFHRFPFLPTPALQKRSTNIMSETNEEMNARHRKELKALEGEKRAETKKTKSTAGKKAKAAIATLEAEYESKLKCMKERHGKELSDETPEFINTDYAANIEKTGGEGPCEPVIDTEEVERQRKVEKARLKREKQRQKELRREQEISKETANAGPLPREVENKIILQQLAPLNMIIAEVKADGHCLYRAVAAQCQSDYLTIRKMCSETLKAHEDDFAPFCEYTDTVPDFQTYVERVRSSADWGGHLELRAISMALKRPVWIFSSTSPHPLVIEEQSSDVDPIRLSYHLKYYALGEHYNQVINCTRPRPF; translated from the exons ATGGATGATGTTGGGTCTGTTGAGGACCGTCGGAATCCACGTTCCATTGATGGTGACCACAATGGGATGCTCGTCGTCAGAGCGACACCAACGAATTCCACCGAATTCCACCGCTTTCCTTTCCTTCCGACCCCTGCTCTGCAAAAAAGAAGTACAA ATATCATGTCGGAAACAAATGAAGAAATGAACGCCAGACACCGCAAGGAGCTCAAGGCTTTAGAAGGCGAGAAGCGAGCCGAAACTAAAAAAACGAAATCGACGGCTGGAAAAAAGGCCAAAGCGGCGATTGCTAC TTTGGAAGCAGAATACGAGTCGAAATTGAAGTGCATGAAAGAACGACACGGAAAGGAGCTTTCGGATGAAACCCCAGAATTCATCAACACTGATTATGCTGCAAATATTGAAAAGACGGGAGGAGAGGGGCCTTGCGAGCCTGTAATCGACACGGAGGAAGTAGAGAGACAGAGGAAAGTCGAAAAAGCAAGGCTCAAAAGGGAAAAACAACGCCAGAAGGAATTGCGGCGGGAACAGGAAATCTCCAAGGAGACGGCGAACGCTGGTCCCCTACCAAGAGAGGTCGAAAACAAAATAATTTTGCAGCAGTTAGCCCCCCTCAATATGATCATTGCGGAAGTTAAAGCGGATGGTCATTGCCTATACCGAGCTGTCGCGGCACAATGCCAGTCTGATTACCTTACGATCA GAAAGATGTGCTCGGAAACGTTAAAGGCTCACGAGGACGATTTTGCGCCGTTTTGCGAATATACAGACACGGTACCAGACTTTCAGACCTACGTGGAGCGCGTTCGATCGTCTGCTGACTGGGGTGGACACCTGGAACTTCGAGCAATCTCTATGGCTTTAAAACGCCCAGTGTGGATTTTTTCTTCTACTTCGCCACATCCCCTGGTGATTGAGGAACAAAGCTCTGATGTTGACCCAATTAGGCTTTCGTACCACTTGAAATATTACGCGCTGGGCGAGCACTACAATCAAGTCATCAACTGCACGAGACCCAGGCCATTCTAG